The genomic window TCCCGCTGGTCAAACGGCCTGGCCTTTGCGGCTGACAAAGAGATCGCCGGCAACAACAAGGTCTCGGTATATTACAATCAGTACCGGAGCGAATGGAAACAGAAGGTCGATGATCAGCAGGACTATATTGAGCACGAGTTCGGGGTCGGCCTGTCCAGGCGGGTGGCGCCGGATACCTGGGGCTTTATCCGCTATCACCACGGCATGCGCGACTACGAGTGGCGGGAATGGAACGGCCCGATTGCGCAGAACGATTCCGACAGCAGGTGGAGCCGGGTCAATCTGGGCGCCAACTGGGACCGGGGCTCAAAACTTGCCGGCGAGTTCAACCTCGGCTACGAATGGACATCCTTTGACAGTGCCCTCGACCATGGCGGCAAGCCGATGCACGATGAAAACAACTGGATCGCCTCCACCGCGGTCACCTATCGGGTCACCCCCAAGACCGCGGCCACCATCGGGATTAACAAGAGCATCGAGACCTTCAGCGGCGACTCCAATATCACCTATGACTACGCCGAGTATACGCTGGGCCTGGAAACACAGTTTACCAGCCAACTCTCCGCCGGGGTCGACTTGCAACTCATAACGGCTGATCATTCCGACGGTCTGGAGAACAGGGATTACGGGGTGACCCTGCAGGCTGAATATGCGATCAACCGGTGGCTTGCGGCCAACGCCAAATACAGCCATGTGAATCGCGATTCCAATAATGCAACCAAGGAGTATACGGCAAACCGGTATTTCATCGGTTTTACGGCAAGGCGTTAACAAGCTGCCCCATATCATGAAAAACTGTTTCAACCTGTCTCCTGCTTACTAAAAAAATTAACAACGCTTTCAAGGTTCCTCTGTCAGCCGCGGAGGAACCTTCTTTTTTGCGTTACGCATCCGGCTGTTCTCGCTCGAACTTGACAACCTTAGGACAACACCAGCCATGAAAAACAGAAGTTCGATCCTTTTAGTCCCTGTCATTTACTTTGTAGTGCTTGTGGTTGCCGGCTGTTCGCCGGTTCCTCACGGCAAGATCTCAACCGTAAAGGTAATTCGGGACGACGGGATAACCAGCCGTCTATCCGCAGAGGAATTGGCCAAGATAAAAGAGTTCAGACAGTCAAGCGATGCGATTGCCACCCCAAGTACTTCGGCCCGGGAAAACTTGAACTATACCCGGGAATACACGGTTGAGGAGTATCTGAAACTCTTTCCGGAAGCCGGTGATTTAAGCTCCCTGCAATACAAGGTCGGCCCCAACGATGAGTTGAATATCACGGTTTATGATGAACCAGACCTGAGCAGCAGGGTTACCAGGGTTTCCGCGGACGGCGAACTCACCTTTCCTTTGATCGGCCGGCTCAAGGTCAGGGGGCTGACCACCGGCCGGATCGAGGACCTGATTACCGAAAAGTTGGCAGAAGGTCAGTTTCTCCTTGATGCCCAGGTCAGCGTGATGCTGACCGAGTTCGGCAGCAAGACCTATAAGGTCCTGGGCGCGGTGGGCCAGGCGGGGATCCATCCCTTGAATCGCGGAGAGCAGTTGCTGGACGGTCTGATCAAGGCCGGGGGAACTGATTTTGAGCTTGCGGGTAACGAGGCGATGATTATCAGAACCCAGGGGCCCGGCACTTCTTCGGGCAAAAAGGTGGTCATTACCTTTGAGCTGAACAAGCTGCTGCGCGGCAACGACCGGATCTCCAACATCCCCCTGATGCCAGATGACACCATCTTCATTCCCCGGGCGGCCCAATTCTATATTATCGGGGAATCAAACGGGACCGGGGCCTTCAAGTTTTCCAAAAAGGACATGACCGTGGCCGAGGCCATTGCCGCGGCCGGTGGATTCACCAAGATCGCGGCCCGCAAACGGGTCAGGATCCTGCGGGTTGATAAGGACGGCGAGAAAATCATTACCGTCAATGTCGATGCGGTGACCAGGGGCGGCAGAAGGAGCGAGGATATCATCATCCAGCCCGGCGACATCATCATCGTTCCGGAAAGCTATTTTTAAGTGTGAAAAGTTAATTGTTATTCGTTAATAGTTAATTATGATGAACTCGTAACAACCCGAAAGGTTTCAAATGCCACCCAATAAAATCAACAAGTTACAAGACGAATCACGTCCGTCGAGCGGGTTGTTGCGAGACCGACAATTATGATGAACTCGTAACAACCCGAAAGGTTTCAAATGCCACCCAATAAAATCAACAAGTTACAAGACGAATCACGTCCGTCGAGCGGGTTGTTGCGAGACCGACAATTATAGCATCACGTTATGGTCATTACACCTTTCACGGTTTGCTATTAAATCTTACCTGCTAACCCTTTTAATATATCCGGTCGGAAGAACACAATGGAGCAAAATACCGAACTACAGGCCCAGCTCAAAAATTACCTGCGGGTGATCATCAAACGAAAGTGGACCATTATCAGCGCCCTGGTCCTGGTGCTGCTGATCACCGCGGTCAAGGTCTTCACCACCGTGCCGATGTACCATGCCCAGGCCAGGATGCTCATCGAAAAGACCGGTCCGAACATTGTTTCGTTCCAGGACGTCATGGCCTCCGACCGAGGCGGCGGGGCCGAGTATTACCAGACCCAGTACAAGATAATCGCCAGCCGGGCCGTGGCCCGGGAGGTTATCCGGCGGTTGCAACTGGATCAGAGCGATGAGTTCAAGGCCACCCCCAGCAACAATCCGTTGCGCAAAACATGGGGCGCCGTGACCTCCAGCCTGACGGGTTGGGGGAATAAGATCCTTTCATTATTGCAGACAAAGGCCCCCCTAAGCACTAGTACGGCAGCGCCGGTTGTCGCGGAAACAGACGAAAAGACGACCAGCGCTGCCGACATCGGCCTGGTCAACGCCTTTATCAGCCGGATATCGGTAAGACCGGTGGCCAAAAGCCGGCTGGTCGATATCGGTTTTACGGCCAAGGACCCGGTCCTGGCTACAAAAATCGTCAATACCCTGGTCCAGGCATACATCGACCACAACCTGGAAACCAGGCTCCAGACCATCAAGGGAGCCATGGTCTGGATAAACGATCGGATCGCCAAGGAACGGCAGCGGGTTGAGGAGGCTGAAAAGGCCTTGCAGCAATATCGGGTGGAAAACAGCATCATTACCGAGTTTTCCGGTGATATTGAAACGGTGATGGCCGAGAAGATGGCAGAGCTGAACAACCAGATCGTTGAGGCGGAGTCCCGCCGGGTCGAGGCGGAGACCAAGTACCGGAAGGCCATGCAGATGAAAAACAATCCGCTGCTGGCCGATTCCATCCCCGAACTCCTGGACAGCAGGCTGATCCAGCAACTGAAGGGCGCGGAAGTTGAACTTATCCAGGAAATCTCTCAGTTGTCGAAAAAATACGGTCCCGAGCATCCGAGAATGAAGGCGATCCGGGCCCAGATCGAGACCCTTAAGGGACCGAAACAGGCTGAAATTCAACGGGTGCTGGAGTCGCTGAAAAATGATTATGAGGTGGCCCTGGCCCGGGAGAATTCCCTGCGTGCCTCCTATGTCCAGCAGCAGCAGGAAACCATGGAGTTGAGCCGGAAGGCGGTCCAGTATGGTTTTCTGAAGCGCGAGATGGAAGGGGCCCGGGAGATGTACAATATCCTGATCAAGCGTTTCAAGGAGGCCTCGGTTGTCGAGGATATCGAGGCCACCAATATCCGGATCATCGACAAGGCCGAAGGCCGGGGGTACATGGTGATCCCCAACACCAAAAAAGATCTGCAGAAGGGCGCCTTGGCCGGGCTGATGCTTGGCCTGGCCCTGGCCTTTCTGTTCGAGTACCTGGACAATACCTTCAAGGCCCCGGACGAGATTGAGCAATACCTTGAAGTGCCCTATCTCGGACTGGTTCCAAGTTTGGCCAAGGATGAGCAGGATGGCACCCCGGAATTGATCACCACCTCAGACCATAAATCGCCAACCAGTGAATGCTACCGGAGCATCCGCACCAAGATCCTCTTCTCTTCCGCTGAAGAGGCCCCCAAAACCATTATGTTCACCAGTGCCACGGCCAAGGAGGGCAAGACCATCACCTCGGCCAACCTGGCCGTGACCATGGCCCAGGCCGGCAGCAGGGTTATACTGATTGACTGCGATATGCGCCGGCCGCGGATCCACAATATCATGAACGTCAGCCGCGACAAGGGTATGTCCAACGCCCTGGTGGGCAACTGTACCCTGGAGGAGGTCATCATTCCCTCGTCGGTTCCGAACCTGGATGTGATTCCGGCCGGGCCGATCCCGCCCAACCCCTCGGAACTGCTGGGCTCCAAGGCGATGACCAGGCTTCTGGCGGAACTGGGTGAAAAGTATGACCGGATCATCATCGACACCCCGCCCATTTCCGCGGTCACCGATCCGGTGGTTATGGCCAAATTTGTTGACGGGGTCATCCTGGTGGTCCATACCAATGTCACCCGGCGCGAGATCGTCCG from Desulfobacterales bacterium includes these protein-coding regions:
- a CDS encoding outer membrane beta-barrel protein: MQNSKVLTLMVMGAAASYTFLSAQPVDATMNFGRLSVVPSLGLSQEYNDNIYLTKTNEQSDALTHIQPRLKAEYKFSGDRGEIGLDYTGDWAFHRDTPKNDYSTHSLTANLGLELVKGFKISLQDDLLGSSDPYGSQGSYGVGSTKSRWSNGLAFAADKEIAGNNKVSVYYNQYRSEWKQKVDDQQDYIEHEFGVGLSRRVAPDTWGFIRYHHGMRDYEWREWNGPIAQNDSDSRWSRVNLGANWDRGSKLAGEFNLGYEWTSFDSALDHGGKPMHDENNWIASTAVTYRVTPKTAATIGINKSIETFSGDSNITYDYAEYTLGLETQFTSQLSAGVDLQLITADHSDGLENRDYGVTLQAEYAINRWLAANAKYSHVNRDSNNATKEYTANRYFIGFTARR
- a CDS encoding polysaccharide biosynthesis tyrosine autokinase; translation: MEQNTELQAQLKNYLRVIIKRKWTIISALVLVLLITAVKVFTTVPMYHAQARMLIEKTGPNIVSFQDVMASDRGGGAEYYQTQYKIIASRAVAREVIRRLQLDQSDEFKATPSNNPLRKTWGAVTSSLTGWGNKILSLLQTKAPLSTSTAAPVVAETDEKTTSAADIGLVNAFISRISVRPVAKSRLVDIGFTAKDPVLATKIVNTLVQAYIDHNLETRLQTIKGAMVWINDRIAKERQRVEEAEKALQQYRVENSIITEFSGDIETVMAEKMAELNNQIVEAESRRVEAETKYRKAMQMKNNPLLADSIPELLDSRLIQQLKGAEVELIQEISQLSKKYGPEHPRMKAIRAQIETLKGPKQAEIQRVLESLKNDYEVALARENSLRASYVQQQQETMELSRKAVQYGFLKREMEGAREMYNILIKRFKEASVVEDIEATNIRIIDKAEGRGYMVIPNTKKDLQKGALAGLMLGLALAFLFEYLDNTFKAPDEIEQYLEVPYLGLVPSLAKDEQDGTPELITTSDHKSPTSECYRSIRTKILFSSAEEAPKTIMFTSATAKEGKTITSANLAVTMAQAGSRVILIDCDMRRPRIHNIMNVSRDKGMSNALVGNCTLEEVIIPSSVPNLDVIPAGPIPPNPSELLGSKAMTRLLAELGEKYDRIIIDTPPISAVTDPVVMAKFVDGVILVVHTNVTRREIVRDALSSLKMTQAHVLGAVLNNVDMARNAYYYQYYYHYGYYYSEDGDKKGKRRDRQKRRKRSTTPMPHLVDTSQDSEPDQKV
- a CDS encoding polysaccharide export protein → MAKIKEFRQSSDAIATPSTSARENLNYTREYTVEEYLKLFPEAGDLSSLQYKVGPNDELNITVYDEPDLSSRVTRVSADGELTFPLIGRLKVRGLTTGRIEDLITEKLAEGQFLLDAQVSVMLTEFGSKTYKVLGAVGQAGIHPLNRGEQLLDGLIKAGGTDFELAGNEAMIIRTQGPGTSSGKKVVITFELNKLLRGNDRISNIPLMPDDTIFIPRAAQFYIIGESNGTGAFKFSKKDMTVAEAIAAAGGFTKIAARKRVRILRVDKDGEKIITVNVDAVTRGGRRSEDIIIQPGDIIIVPESYF